tctcgctgtatgatggtacaacatgtaatgtgaagTTTTCATGAGTGAtaaaaatgatgttcatgttgatctctataccaaaaattctgtacaggttcctgaactctcgaaccgaggtgatgcaaaacttttattgatgtgtgtatgtgaCCTATGcatagacatgtaatgccacatacctccaggcGGAATCCTTGGAGCATTTCGTACCAGatacagacaaacaagctattaagcaggtggtgataatgtttcggctcatcagtgtacatgaaaCCTCTATGTAGTTAGCTGacattatgagattttcactctgcagcggagtgtgcgctgatatgaaacttcctggcagattaaaactgtgtgcccgaccgagactcgaactcgggacctttgcctttcgcgggcaagtgctctaccaactgagctaccgaagcacgactcacgcccggtactcacagctttacttctgccagtatctcgtctcctaccttccaaactttacagaagctctcctgcgaaacttgcagaactagcactcctgatagaaaggatattgcggagacatggcttagccacagcctgggggatgtttccagaatgagattttcactctgcagcggagtgtgcgctgatatgaaacttcctggcagattaaaactgtgagcccgaccgagactcgaactcgggacctttgcctttcgcgggcaagtgctctaccaactgagctaccgaagcacgactcacgcccggtactcacagctttacttctgccagtcgtctcctaccttccaaactttacagaagctctcctgcgaaccatgcagaactagcactcctgaaagaaaggatatagcggagacatggcttagccacagcctggggggatgtttccagaatgagattttcactctgcagcggagtgtgcgctgatatgaaacttcctggcagattaaaactgtgagcccgaccgagactcgaactcgggacctttgcctttcgcgggcaagtgctctaccaactgagctaccgaagcacgactcacgcccggtactcacagctttatttctgccagtatctcgtctcctaccttccaaactttacagaagctctcctgcgaacctggaaggtaggagacgagatactggcagaagtaaagctgtgagtaccgggcgtgagtcatgcttcggtagctcagttggtagaccacttgcccgcgaaaggcaaaggtcccgagttcgagtctcggtcgggcacacagttttaatctgccaggaagtttctcagcTGACATTGTTTGACAAGGTGCTAACCATGTGTCGGGCTGTCTGCAGGATGCACGTGTGCTGGTGGCGGCTGATCGTGGCGATGGTGGCGCTGCCGTTGGTGGCGGGCGTGGTCATCATCCTCATGTGCTTCGTCTGCTGCCCGCTGCTGTGGAAGGAGATACCCAATACGGAGCAGAGCGACTACTACCGCACGCCGCTCTACGTGGTGGGAGTGCTGGCGCTGTGGGTGCTCTTCGCcatcggcatcttcttcctgtggtggCGCCGCAAGCCCAAAGTGATCGTCGACGATTCCACTGAAGTGATCGTCGACGAGCCCACCAAAGTGATCTTCGACGAGCCCATCAAAGTGATCTTCGACGAGGCCACCAAAGTGATCGTCGACGAGCCCACCAAAATGATCGTCGACGAGCGCACCAAAGTGATCGTCGACGAGGCTAGCAAGGTGATCGTCGACGAGACCACCGTGCTCCCTGCCGCCGAGGCGTGACGGCCCGTCCACTTGCCGGTACCTCCGAGACGCGACGTATGGCTGTGACATCAATGAGGCCACTTTGTAACGTTTTGGTAGACCTCTGGGATGTACATCTCTCCTGGAAAgcgacctttatattgacgatccAGCATTATATGGAACAAATCTCCACATTACTCTGCAAGTTTTCAGCTGACACACAGGTGTTTGTACCTGAGGCTCCAGTTGCGATTCGTgctatgcgaaaattttttgtcgaTGCGGAGCTTCTCTTGCTACAAACAATGCAAAGAGCGCCACACCACTGCAGGGGAAGGTcgatttactcacaagggaacctccccatcgcacccccctcagatttagttccaAGTtcgcagagtggataggccttgaaaaactgaacacagatcaatcgagaaaagaggaagaagttgtgtggaactatgaaaaaaataagcaaagtatacaaactgggtagtccatgcgcaagataggcaacatcaaggagaatgggaGCTCGGGAgctccgtggtctcgtggttagcgtgagcacctgtggaacgagaggtcatcagttcaagtcttccctcgagtgaaaattttactttctttattttcgcaaagttacgatctgtccgttcgttcattaacgtctctgttcactgtaataagtttagtgtctgtgttttgcgaccgcaccgcaaaaccgtgcgactagtagacgaaaggacgtgcctctccaatgggaaccgaaaacatttgatcgcaaggtcataggtcaaccgattcctccacaggaaaacacgtctgatatattctataagacactggtgacggcagtgcgtcacatgacaggaatattttgttgacccacctaacttgtacacttggcgaatgggtaaaaagattcttctaccttgcccgaattaggttttcttgtggatgtgataatcactcccaaaagtgtgatgaaaacataatagtttgtcacataaactgtaacaaaagaatgcaacagtttcacagtcgcacagttatcCCTGTGCTcggtcaaaatatatgtttttaacgttttcaaatttttccgtgtgtagaccgtcaaatcctgcatatgtccaagcaaatctgaacatgtcctggaattttggagagcgaagttgattatgtgtgagtgcctgaactttgataattgtctgaaaataaagaattaaacttttcactcgagggtagactttaatcaagaacctctcgctccgtagctgctcacgctaaccacgggaccacggagctcctgagctcacattctccttgatgttgcctatcttgcgcatggactacccagtttgtatattttgcttatttttttcatagttccacacaacttcttcctcttttctcgattgatctgtgttcagtttttcaaggcctatccactgtgccaacctacaactaaatctgaggggggtgcgatagggaggttcccttgtcagttgtatGGCACCCCATACTGTACCCTAATATGAAGAAAATACACTCTAAAACAGGAAAAATAGACatgccacgaagaaattatccgaatgggacggaaatcggtagaagtgatgtacatATGCGTACACACTAATGATTGGATGTACCGCAAAACTGGATGATATTTTCACGAGAAAGTCCTTCACACACTGAACAAGTCAAGACCTCGTTAGTCCAGCTTTGGCCGATATGCGAGCAGCTTttcacgacatccctcaggagcacatccagTAACGTAATCAATCCATCGCAAGCTGAATAACTCAGTGCATAAGGGTCAGAGATTGAATTCCTCAATTTGTTGAgtgctttctgttgaataaatcatccaatgtttctaAAATTGTAGCTTTGTTTGTTTGCCTGTACACTTACATCGTAATTGCCGTGTTCCGACTCATTCGGATTTTCTCTTGGAGTGTAAATTCTAAAACCGACATTTATAATTTGCTAGAAGAGCAGCTTGTCGGAAACCTGTCTCTTGCTCGTTGTGCCATAAGAGGTTTTGTTTTATAGTTTCGTGAAATACAGATTGACAAATAACTGCACAATACTGGtgaaacaaataaatttttctcaaccGATTCCCATAATAGTCACAGAGACAAGGATGATGGCCATTGTAGTTTGAAGTCTCGTACGAGACTGTGAGTTTCTCTCACTGATGTTCAGCTTCTGATAGGCAGTCAGAAGTGGTTTTTACTCTTAGTAACAGTTAAATAAAACTAGTTTGTGCATCATTGTCAGTAAGTTAcaaataacattttcaaaaatcaCTGTACACATCCCATTACAGCGTTCAATAAAATATCTAAAACAAGTGTAAGTTGATTTATTTAGATCCTATAAGAGCCATCCATGAAATGTT
This sequence is a window from Schistocerca nitens isolate TAMUIC-IGC-003100 chromosome 11, iqSchNite1.1, whole genome shotgun sequence. Protein-coding genes within it:
- the LOC126213279 gene encoding uncharacterized protein LOC126213279 translates to MHVCWWRLIVAMVALPLVAGVVIILMCFVCCPLLWKEIPNTEQSDYYRTPLYVVGVLALWVLFAIGIFFLWWRRKPKVIVDDSTEVIVDEPTKVIFDEPIKVIFDEATKVIVDEPTKMIVDERTKVIVDEASKVIVDETTVLPAAEA